In the genome of Raphanus sativus cultivar WK10039 chromosome 4, ASM80110v3, whole genome shotgun sequence, one region contains:
- the LOC108852203 gene encoding uncharacterized protein LOC108852203 isoform X1: METGAAVTGQELRPGFQQSVNPDGYVTIDVESFSHVIHQDFSSSSPRVTLQRSVSRKESPRSNNERKLHSNANGNDKETSFPQSPLRGSCTPEKAGTVGPIDHLSTVTTAATAVSASPLHQITVTTTAATAGNMISKQNRERRFGFARKSSFKRSRTSWMLDPKKILIFFATLSSMGSILLIIFTLSISRSNPGDMP, encoded by the exons ATGGAAACTGGTGCAGCAGTTACGGGTCAAGAACTCAGACCCGGGTTTCAACAATCCGTTAATCCTGATGGCTACGTGACAATCGATGTCGAAAGTTTCTCTCATGTTATCCACCAAGACTTCTCTTCTTCGAGTCCCAGAGTTACA CTGCAGAGAAGTGTTTCCAGGAAAGAGTCTCCAAGAAGCAACAACGAGAGGAAACTCCATTCTAATGCAAATGGTAATGACAAAGAGACCTCATTCCCTCAATCTCCACTTAGAG GGTCATGCACGCCGGAAAAGGCCGGCACTGTGGGGCCCATAGATCATCTAAGCACGGTCACGACTGCAGCCACCGCTGTTTCAGCCTCACCGCTTCATCAGATCACCGTTACTACGACTGCAGCCACCGCCGGAAATATGATCTCCAAGCAAAAtagagaaagaagatttggGTTTGCAAGGAAGTCGAGTTTTAAACGTTCTCGCACTTCTTGGATGCTTGATCCGAAAAAAATCCTCATCTTCTTTGCAACTTT GTCAAGCATGGGATCAATCTTGTTAATCATATTCACTCTCTCGATCAGCAGGTCTAATCCGGGAGATATGCCCTAG
- the LOC108852203 gene encoding uncharacterized protein LOC108852203 isoform X2: protein METGAAVTGQELRPGFQQSVNPDGYVTIDVESFSHVIHQDFSSSSPRVTRSVSRKESPRSNNERKLHSNANGNDKETSFPQSPLRGSCTPEKAGTVGPIDHLSTVTTAATAVSASPLHQITVTTTAATAGNMISKQNRERRFGFARKSSFKRSRTSWMLDPKKILIFFATLSSMGSILLIIFTLSISRSNPGDMP from the exons ATGGAAACTGGTGCAGCAGTTACGGGTCAAGAACTCAGACCCGGGTTTCAACAATCCGTTAATCCTGATGGCTACGTGACAATCGATGTCGAAAGTTTCTCTCATGTTATCCACCAAGACTTCTCTTCTTCGAGTCCCAGAGTTACA AGAAGTGTTTCCAGGAAAGAGTCTCCAAGAAGCAACAACGAGAGGAAACTCCATTCTAATGCAAATGGTAATGACAAAGAGACCTCATTCCCTCAATCTCCACTTAGAG GGTCATGCACGCCGGAAAAGGCCGGCACTGTGGGGCCCATAGATCATCTAAGCACGGTCACGACTGCAGCCACCGCTGTTTCAGCCTCACCGCTTCATCAGATCACCGTTACTACGACTGCAGCCACCGCCGGAAATATGATCTCCAAGCAAAAtagagaaagaagatttggGTTTGCAAGGAAGTCGAGTTTTAAACGTTCTCGCACTTCTTGGATGCTTGATCCGAAAAAAATCCTCATCTTCTTTGCAACTTT GTCAAGCATGGGATCAATCTTGTTAATCATATTCACTCTCTCGATCAGCAGGTCTAATCCGGGAGATATGCCCTAG